In Pseudofrankia saprophytica, one genomic interval encodes:
- a CDS encoding alpha/beta hydrolase-fold protein: MTSGQKDVRSKEAEGKGGPDEPGTLPGPEDGQQLPRRQPGPLPRRRTSPGPADEPGALSGAADSPEPLPSPAGEPATRPGPADGPEPPLDPVDEPEARPGRAEAPRARPSLEERRRGLPAGRPSRRRVVLAGIGAVAGVAGVTAAAGGAVYAGWLPGRSRLIRAVEGCGEPGAVPAVEPGPVSVTSFRSAARRRQVDLVVAYPPGYEPRAATDDEAPGGAPGGDDAAGDDAGLTLPVCLVLHGRGDTARGLVGPLAAQAFLAAAAATGVAPFALAAVDGGETYWHRRADGDDPETMLLGEVLPRLAAQGLSTDRFAAYGWSMGGYGALLLARRHPTRVVAVAASSPAVWHSYGDAASGAFDSAADFDDHRVLGVGPARGVAYRIDCGNADPFSRVDHTLAAELAAAERGFPVGCHDFGFWRRQLPAQLAFLGRALST, encoded by the coding sequence ATGACGTCGGGGCAGAAGGATGTGCGGTCTAAGGAGGCGGAGGGCAAGGGCGGGCCGGACGAGCCGGGGACGCTGCCGGGTCCAGAAGATGGGCAGCAGCTGCCGCGGCGGCAGCCGGGTCCGCTGCCGCGGCGGCGGACGAGTCCGGGTCCGGCGGACGAGCCGGGGGCGCTGTCGGGTGCGGCGGACAGCCCGGAGCCGCTGCCGAGCCCGGCGGGCGAGCCGGCGACGCGGCCAGGTCCAGCGGACGGCCCGGAGCCGCCGCTGGATCCGGTGGACGAGCCGGAGGCGCGGCCAGGTCGGGCGGAGGCGCCACGGGCGCGGCCGAGCCTGGAGGAACGGCGGCGCGGGCTGCCCGCCGGGCGGCCGAGCCGGCGGCGGGTGGTGCTCGCGGGGATCGGAGCGGTCGCCGGCGTGGCCGGGGTGACCGCGGCCGCCGGCGGCGCGGTGTACGCGGGCTGGCTGCCGGGGCGGTCGCGGCTGATCCGGGCGGTCGAGGGCTGTGGCGAGCCGGGCGCCGTTCCGGCGGTCGAGCCGGGGCCGGTCAGCGTCACGTCGTTCAGGAGCGCCGCCCGCCGCCGTCAGGTCGACCTCGTCGTCGCCTACCCGCCCGGCTATGAGCCGCGCGCCGCCACCGACGACGAGGCGCCTGGCGGAGCGCCTGGCGGAGATGACGCGGCCGGTGACGACGCCGGTCTCACGCTGCCGGTGTGCCTGGTGCTGCACGGACGCGGCGACACGGCGCGCGGCCTCGTCGGCCCGCTCGCGGCCCAGGCCTTTCTCGCGGCCGCGGCCGCCACCGGCGTGGCCCCGTTCGCGCTCGCCGCGGTCGACGGCGGTGAGACCTACTGGCATCGGCGAGCGGACGGCGATGACCCGGAGACGATGCTGCTCGGCGAGGTGCTGCCCAGGCTGGCCGCCCAGGGGCTGAGCACGGACCGGTTCGCCGCGTACGGCTGGTCGATGGGCGGCTACGGCGCGCTGCTGCTCGCCCGGCGCCATCCGACGCGGGTGGTGGCCGTCGCCGCGAGCAGCCCGGCGGTGTGGCACTCCTACGGCGACGCGGCTTCCGGCGCGTTCGACTCGGCGGCCGACTTCGACGACCATCGCGTCCTCGGCGTCGGCCCCGCGCGCGGCGTCGCCTACCGGATCGACTGCGGTAACGCGGACCCGTTCAGCCGCGTCGACCACACGCTCGCCGCCGAGCTGGCCGCCGCCGAGCGCGGCTTCCCCGTCGGCTGCCACGACTTCGGTTTCTGGCGCCGCCAGCTCCCCGCCCAACTGGCCTTCCTCGGCCGCGCCCTGTCGACCTGA
- a CDS encoding LytR/AlgR family response regulator transcription factor → MLVVDDEAPARDELAWLLDADPRIGLVRAVDGGAEALRALDAQAFDAVFCDVRMPGLDGLDLARVLGRFAAPPQVVFVTAHEGHAVDAFDLRATDYLLKPVRPDRLAEAVRRVVETIRAARQAPGAAATAPARPGPAGTAALTGAASLAGLTGPVDGPALVGVAGGRSDDGMTTAEDETFPVELGGVTRFVHRSEVRYAVAQGDYVRLHTAGGGHLVRVSLSTLEERWAAAGFVRIHRSTLVATAYVDELRMDDGHCTVRLGDRVLPVSRRHTRALRDRLIRAASLTRAPGRSG, encoded by the coding sequence GTGCTGGTGGTGGACGACGAGGCGCCGGCCCGGGACGAGCTCGCCTGGCTGCTGGACGCCGACCCGCGGATCGGGCTGGTACGCGCGGTGGACGGCGGCGCCGAGGCCCTGCGGGCGCTGGACGCCCAGGCGTTCGACGCGGTGTTCTGTGACGTACGGATGCCAGGGCTCGACGGCCTGGACCTCGCCCGCGTGCTCGGCCGGTTCGCCGCGCCCCCGCAGGTCGTCTTCGTCACCGCGCACGAGGGCCACGCCGTCGACGCGTTCGACCTGCGCGCGACCGACTACCTGCTCAAGCCCGTGCGCCCCGACCGGCTGGCCGAGGCCGTGCGCCGGGTCGTCGAAACGATCCGCGCCGCTCGCCAGGCGCCCGGAGCCGCCGCCACGGCACCCGCCCGGCCCGGCCCGGCCGGTACCGCCGCCCTCACCGGCGCCGCCTCCCTCGCAGGCCTCACCGGCCCGGTCGACGGACCGGCCCTCGTCGGCGTCGCCGGCGGGCGGTCCGACGACGGGATGACCACCGCCGAGGACGAGACGTTCCCGGTCGAGCTCGGCGGCGTCACCCGCTTCGTCCACCGGTCCGAGGTGCGCTACGCCGTCGCCCAGGGCGACTACGTCCGGCTGCACACCGCCGGCGGCGGGCACCTCGTCCGGGTGTCGCTGTCCACGCTGGAGGAACGCTGGGCCGCGGCGGGCTTCGTCCGGATCCACCGCAGCACGCTGGTCGCGACCGCCTACGTCGACGAACTGCGCATGGACGACGGCCACTGCACCGTCCGGCTCGGCGACCGGGTACTGCCCGTCAGCCGCCGGCACACCCGTGCGCTGCGCGACCGGCTGATCCGAGCGGCGAGCCTCACCCGTGCCCCCGGACGCTCCGGCTGA
- a CDS encoding class I adenylate-forming enzyme family protein, whose amino-acid sequence MAVKGVCTVATRVAAATGSSLALLAELARERVGDSSLLVFEDQRWTGSVLASRSNRLASGLVTAGLRPGDPVVVCMANCPEVGISYNAVWRVGGVVAPVLFLIGEPELRHVLADSGARLVITTPEFLAKVLGAARGVPTVTAIVLAGGTPGSPGTPGAAAEPGDGGGDGEAGPVPPVLDFAELEAGDEAPLLDTPSAEMAALLYTGGTTGRSKGVVLSHDALSAAAWAAHLARQQDSPDVGLPPVGLSPLPLSHVYGLTISVMALHAPGPSTAVLMRWFDPVGWLTLVARHGVHSSALVPSMVRMLLEVPVEEYETGSLHKVVSGSAPLPREVSLEWARRLPHATLAEGYGCTEVAAIATSTPGSAVRLGSVGRPAAGVEVRIELDDGTWATAGETGEICLRGPSLMSGYWHAPEETARTLRGGWLHTGDVGRLDEDGYLYVVDRIKDVIIRNGFNVYPRDVEDVLLTHPDVIACGVVGRPDPAHGEEVVAFVQLAPGAAVTPADLVAYARERISAVKYPREVRIVDSVPLTGVLKTDRKALRSLLDN is encoded by the coding sequence ATGGCCGTCAAGGGGGTGTGCACGGTGGCGACGAGAGTGGCCGCGGCGACCGGAAGCAGCCTGGCGTTGCTGGCGGAGCTCGCGCGCGAGCGGGTGGGCGACAGCTCGCTGCTGGTGTTCGAGGACCAGCGCTGGACCGGCTCGGTGCTCGCGAGCCGGTCCAACCGGCTCGCGAGCGGGCTGGTCACCGCCGGTCTGCGGCCCGGCGACCCGGTGGTCGTGTGCATGGCGAACTGCCCCGAGGTGGGGATCTCCTACAACGCGGTCTGGCGGGTGGGCGGCGTCGTCGCCCCGGTGCTGTTCCTGATCGGCGAACCGGAGCTGCGGCACGTGCTCGCCGACAGCGGTGCCCGGCTGGTCATCACGACGCCGGAGTTCCTGGCGAAGGTGCTCGGCGCGGCCAGGGGCGTCCCCACGGTGACGGCGATCGTGCTCGCTGGCGGTACCCCCGGTAGCCCTGGTACCCCCGGCGCCGCCGCGGAGCCGGGCGACGGCGGCGGCGACGGGGAGGCCGGCCCGGTGCCGCCGGTGCTCGACTTCGCCGAGCTGGAGGCGGGCGACGAGGCACCGCTGCTGGACACCCCGTCCGCTGAGATGGCCGCGCTGCTCTACACCGGGGGTACCACCGGGCGCTCCAAGGGCGTCGTGCTCAGCCATGACGCGCTGTCGGCCGCCGCCTGGGCCGCCCACCTCGCCCGGCAGCAGGACTCCCCGGACGTCGGCCTGCCCCCCGTGGGCCTGTCGCCGCTGCCGCTCTCGCACGTCTACGGGCTCACCATCAGCGTCATGGCCCTGCACGCGCCCGGGCCGTCGACGGCGGTGCTGATGCGCTGGTTCGACCCGGTCGGCTGGCTGACGCTCGTCGCCCGGCACGGCGTCCACTCGAGCGCGCTGGTGCCGTCGATGGTCCGGATGCTGCTCGAGGTGCCGGTCGAGGAGTACGAGACCGGAAGCCTGCACAAGGTCGTCAGCGGCAGCGCCCCGCTGCCGCGGGAGGTCTCGCTGGAGTGGGCGCGCCGGCTGCCGCACGCCACGCTCGCCGAGGGATACGGCTGCACGGAGGTCGCGGCGATCGCCACGTCGACGCCGGGCAGCGCCGTGCGGCTGGGCAGCGTCGGGCGGCCGGCGGCCGGCGTCGAGGTGCGCATCGAGCTGGACGACGGAACCTGGGCGACCGCCGGCGAGACCGGTGAGATCTGCCTGCGCGGGCCGTCGCTGATGAGCGGCTACTGGCACGCGCCCGAGGAGACGGCGCGCACGCTGCGCGGCGGCTGGCTGCACACCGGCGACGTCGGCCGGCTCGACGAGGACGGCTACCTCTACGTCGTCGACCGGATCAAGGATGTGATCATCCGCAACGGCTTCAACGTCTACCCGCGCGACGTCGAGGACGTGCTGCTCACCCACCCCGACGTGATCGCCTGCGGCGTCGTCGGCCGGCCGGACCCGGCGCACGGCGAGGAGGTGGTGGCGTTCGTCCAGCTCGCCCCCGGCGCGGCGGTGACGCCGGCGGACCTCGTCGCGTACGCCCGCGAGCGGATCTCGGCGGTGAAGTACCCGCGCGAGGTCAGGATCGTGGATTCGGTGCCGCTCACCGGTGTCCTCAAGACCGACCGCAAGGCGCTGCGCTCACTGCTCGACAACTGA
- a CDS encoding sensor histidine kinase, whose translation MRGGRIGLALAGAGTAATVTVVGLGVWLRLAAWDAPAADEVMAWWLSSAVAALGYGLLGGRLAARRPRLSVGWLLLGFGLANALALAGPGWLVYELAHRPERVSTAARAAMWVGNATWMIAVIGTVSVLPLLLPGGRLPSRRWRPVLAVAVMAVVGSTAQAAATPYGTFAPTLPRYGVRNPTGLSWAVEAWVTAPLVALTATTALAALWSLSRRGRGRPAGTNGSAGADRTTGPGSTASTAGAAGTTGTAGDPAERERRQARWVLLGLAASVVLFVAGFWLGPVLTALAMLPLPVACLVAVLRYQMWDVDLVVSRALAYGALTVVIGACYAACVGFGGALLGRTTGAPLVATALVAVFAEPLARRLRAEANRLVFGGEHDPRTVLSLVGARLRAAEDADTISRRVLPELAAAAATALRVPYAAIEVVGGETIEHGTPPPASPVSGSGNVPGDRPGTGEAAGPAARQGLDRIPLEYAGTRVGTLLLARRADWLRPAERRLLIEVTENAGVALHSVVLARDLRRSREQLVAAREEERRRLYRELHDGFGPVLAASALQAETARDLLPADPPAAARILDRVVPRLRGTVDDVRALVHGLRPPALDDLGLGPAVRELATRFAAPGLRVQVTADEDLGTLPAAAEVAAYRIVAEALTNAVRHGRPSLLRVVLARKPEGLDVQVIDDGRGLGASDAGDPAGEAGEAVPAAAGGMGLRSMRERVDELCGTFEIGPGPDGRGARVAALLPAASGTTEG comes from the coding sequence TTGTCGGTCGGCTGGCTGCTGCTCGGCTTCGGGCTGGCGAACGCGCTCGCGCTCGCCGGGCCCGGCTGGCTGGTGTACGAGCTGGCGCACCGACCGGAGCGGGTCTCGACGGCGGCCAGGGCCGCGATGTGGGTGGGCAACGCCACCTGGATGATCGCCGTGATCGGCACGGTGAGCGTGCTGCCGCTGCTGCTGCCCGGCGGGCGCCTGCCGTCGCGGCGCTGGCGGCCCGTGCTGGCCGTGGCCGTCATGGCCGTCGTCGGCTCCACCGCGCAGGCGGCGGCCACGCCCTACGGCACCTTCGCCCCGACGCTCCCCCGCTATGGCGTCCGCAACCCGACCGGCCTGAGCTGGGCCGTCGAGGCCTGGGTGACAGCCCCGCTCGTCGCGCTGACCGCGACGACGGCGCTCGCGGCCCTGTGGTCGCTGTCACGCCGCGGTCGCGGCCGCCCCGCCGGTACCAACGGCTCCGCCGGCGCCGATCGCACCACCGGTCCCGGCAGTACTGCGAGTACCGCCGGCGCCGCCGGTACTACCGGTACCGCCGGCGACCCGGCCGAGCGGGAGCGGCGGCAGGCCCGCTGGGTGCTGCTCGGGCTCGCCGCGTCGGTGGTCCTCTTCGTCGCCGGGTTCTGGCTGGGACCGGTCCTCACGGCGCTCGCGATGCTGCCGCTACCGGTGGCCTGCCTGGTCGCGGTGCTGCGCTACCAGATGTGGGACGTCGATCTGGTGGTGAGCCGCGCGCTCGCCTACGGCGCGCTCACCGTCGTCATCGGCGCCTGCTACGCCGCCTGCGTCGGGTTCGGCGGCGCCCTGCTCGGCCGGACCACCGGGGCGCCGCTGGTGGCGACGGCGCTGGTCGCGGTGTTCGCCGAGCCGCTCGCGCGCCGGCTGCGCGCCGAGGCGAACCGGCTGGTCTTCGGCGGCGAGCACGACCCGCGCACCGTACTGAGCCTGGTCGGCGCCCGGCTGCGGGCCGCCGAGGACGCCGACACGATCAGCCGCCGCGTCCTTCCCGAGCTCGCCGCCGCCGCCGCGACGGCGCTGCGGGTGCCGTACGCGGCGATCGAGGTGGTGGGCGGCGAGACGATCGAGCACGGTACGCCCCCGCCCGCGAGCCCGGTGAGCGGCTCGGGCAACGTCCCGGGCGACCGTCCCGGAACCGGCGAGGCCGCCGGGCCTGCGGCCAGACAGGGCCTGGACCGGATCCCGCTGGAGTACGCCGGAACGAGGGTCGGGACGTTGCTGCTGGCCCGGCGGGCAGACTGGCTGCGCCCGGCGGAGCGACGGCTGCTCATCGAGGTCACCGAGAACGCCGGTGTCGCGCTGCACTCCGTCGTCCTTGCCCGCGACCTGCGTCGATCTCGCGAGCAACTGGTCGCCGCGCGGGAGGAGGAGCGCCGCCGGCTCTACCGCGAGCTGCATGACGGCTTCGGGCCGGTGCTGGCCGCCTCGGCGCTGCAGGCCGAGACCGCGCGTGACCTGCTGCCCGCGGACCCGCCCGCCGCCGCGCGGATCCTCGACCGGGTCGTCCCGCGGCTGCGCGGGACCGTCGACGACGTGCGCGCGCTCGTGCACGGCCTGCGCCCACCGGCGCTCGACGACCTCGGTCTCGGCCCGGCCGTGCGCGAGCTGGCCACCCGCTTCGCCGCGCCGGGCCTGCGGGTCCAGGTGACGGCCGACGAGGACCTGGGCACCCTGCCTGCGGCCGCCGAGGTCGCGGCGTACCGGATCGTCGCCGAGGCGCTGACGAACGCCGTCCGCCACGGCCGCCCGTCGCTGCTGCGGGTGGTCCTGGCCAGGAAGCCCGAGGGCCTGGACGTCCAGGTGATCGATGACGGCCGCGGGCTGGGAGCGTCGGACGCCGGCGATCCCGCCGGCGAGGCCGGTGAGGCGGTGCCGGCCGCCGCGGGCGGGATGGGGCTGCGCTCGATGCGCGAGCGGGTCGACGAGCTGTGCGGGACGTTCGAGATCGGCCCCGGCCCGGACGGCCGCGGCGCCCGGGTGGCCGCCCTGCTCCCGGCGGCATCAGGCACGACCGAAGGGTGA
- a CDS encoding sensor histidine kinase, protein MEIGDVQLVWLAIGVVAGGAATLGVLLLLRTVRTPAGLGTTAERATFATLHTASLAAPHLREGLGPAGAARAVRHLRALLGTSAVAITDTTRTLAWDGPGESRHGADAVRHAATALTAGRAAVLTADHIQLATDDQLATDDANAVGAGRCDDPGCPIGAAVVAPVTSGDEVVGALIAYAPTVGAGLARAVEELARWVSTQVELAELEASRTRAVEAELRALRAQISPHFIYNSLAAIASFVRTDPERARELLLEFADFTRYAFRRSGEFTTLADELRNVERYLALEQARFGDRLAVQILVAPEVLPVVIPFLAVQPLVENAVRHGIEGRPGVGHVSLGATDDGAAAHIWVEDDGAGSDPEVVRRILAGAHVGDSVGLGNVDARLRSVFGDECGLVVETALGAGTKVSFRVPKFAPGVQVP, encoded by the coding sequence GTGGAGATCGGCGATGTTCAGCTGGTCTGGCTGGCGATCGGGGTGGTGGCCGGCGGCGCGGCGACGCTCGGAGTTCTGCTCCTGCTGCGGACGGTCCGCACCCCCGCCGGGCTGGGGACCACCGCCGAGCGCGCCACGTTCGCCACCCTGCACACGGCGTCGCTCGCCGCGCCGCACCTGCGAGAAGGGCTCGGCCCGGCCGGCGCCGCGCGGGCCGTCCGCCACCTGCGCGCACTGCTCGGCACGTCGGCCGTCGCGATCACGGACACGACGAGGACGCTGGCCTGGGACGGCCCCGGCGAGTCGCGGCACGGCGCGGACGCCGTCCGCCATGCCGCGACGGCGCTCACCGCCGGCCGCGCCGCCGTCCTCACCGCGGACCACATCCAGCTCGCCACGGACGACCAGCTCGCCACGGACGACGCGAACGCCGTCGGGGCCGGGCGCTGCGACGATCCGGGCTGCCCGATCGGGGCGGCCGTGGTCGCGCCGGTGACCAGCGGTGACGAGGTGGTCGGAGCGCTGATCGCCTACGCGCCGACGGTCGGCGCGGGGCTGGCGAGAGCGGTCGAGGAGCTGGCCCGCTGGGTCTCCACCCAGGTCGAGCTCGCCGAGCTGGAGGCGTCCCGCACCAGGGCGGTGGAGGCGGAGCTGCGCGCGCTGCGGGCACAGATCAGCCCGCACTTCATCTACAACTCGCTGGCCGCGATCGCGTCGTTCGTGCGCACCGACCCGGAGCGGGCACGCGAGCTGCTGCTGGAGTTCGCCGACTTCACCCGCTACGCGTTCCGCCGCAGCGGCGAGTTCACGACGCTCGCCGACGAGCTGCGCAACGTCGAGCGCTACCTGGCGTTGGAGCAGGCCCGGTTCGGCGACCGGCTGGCCGTGCAGATCCTCGTCGCGCCCGAGGTGCTGCCGGTCGTCATCCCGTTCCTGGCGGTGCAGCCGCTGGTGGAGAACGCCGTCCGGCACGGCATCGAGGGGCGCCCCGGCGTCGGGCACGTGTCCCTCGGGGCGACCGACGACGGCGCGGCGGCACACATCTGGGTCGAGGACGACGGCGCGGGCAGCGATCCGGAGGTCGTGCGCCGCATCCTCGCCGGCGCGCACGTGGGCGACTCGGTGGGTCTCGGCAACGTCGACGCCCGGCTGCGCTCGGTCTTCGGCGACGAGTGCGGCCTGGTCGTCGAGACGGCGCTGGGTGCCGGCACCAAGGTCAGTTTCCGCGTCCCCAAGTTCGCCCCCGGCGTCCAGGTCCCCTAG
- a CDS encoding response regulator: MRVLVVDDHPLFREGLTIAIETMPDVEVVGEAGDGDEAVEATGRLAPDIVVMDLHMPGTNGIDATRRIVGAHPGVAVLVLTMLDGDDSVFAAMRAGARGYLLKGADRQEIARALRAVAAGEVVFSAAIASRVLAWFASGGRGALAPFPELTDREREILDLVARGLTNPAIARRLHLSDKTIRNHVSNVFTKLQVADRAEAVARARDAGLGTGPL; encoded by the coding sequence GTGCGCGTTCTCGTGGTCGATGACCACCCGTTGTTCCGCGAGGGGCTGACCATCGCGATCGAGACGATGCCCGACGTCGAGGTCGTCGGTGAGGCGGGCGACGGTGACGAGGCCGTCGAGGCCACCGGACGGCTCGCGCCCGACATCGTCGTGATGGACCTGCACATGCCCGGAACCAATGGCATCGACGCGACCAGACGGATCGTCGGCGCGCACCCCGGCGTGGCTGTCCTCGTCCTGACGATGCTCGATGGCGATGACTCGGTGTTCGCGGCGATGCGCGCCGGCGCCCGCGGCTACCTGCTCAAGGGCGCCGACCGCCAGGAGATCGCCCGCGCGCTGCGCGCCGTCGCCGCCGGCGAGGTGGTCTTCAGCGCGGCGATCGCGAGCAGGGTGCTCGCCTGGTTCGCCAGCGGCGGGCGGGGGGCGCTCGCCCCGTTCCCCGAGCTCACCGACCGGGAGCGGGAGATCCTCGACCTGGTCGCCCGCGGCCTCACGAACCCGGCCATCGCCCGCCGGCTGCACCTGTCCGACAAGACCATCCGTAACCACGTCTCGAACGTCTTCACCAAGCTTCAGGTCGCCGACCGCGCGGAGGCCGTCGCCAGAGCCCGCGACGCCGGCCTAGGCACCGGTCCGCTGTAG
- a CDS encoding SDR family NAD(P)-dependent oxidoreductase, whose amino-acid sequence MDDYRGQTALITGASSGIGLALADGFARRGADIVIAALPNERLPAAAAWLRARHPVAVHEIGVDLAVEEGPDKLAAQVAEFDLTIDVLVNNAGFGVHGNYHTLDLEQNHREVMLLCSSVERMTHLFLPGMLERRRGTLINLSSVQGFQAVPHMAVYGAAKAFVLSFTTALWAEYRGSGVRIMALCPAQTETGFFDDLGYQVATGGRMRTPDEVVATAFRGLRRGAPYVIDGWQYRLSANAPRFLPRGFVARITERVLHPSKMTRPARPSRPLLVDDAEAGANTSAA is encoded by the coding sequence ATGGATGATTATCGGGGCCAGACGGCTCTGATCACGGGCGCCTCATCGGGCATCGGGCTGGCGCTCGCGGACGGGTTCGCCCGCCGCGGGGCCGACATCGTGATCGCCGCGCTGCCGAACGAGCGGCTGCCCGCGGCGGCGGCCTGGCTGCGCGCCCGCCACCCGGTCGCGGTCCACGAGATCGGCGTCGACCTCGCCGTCGAGGAGGGGCCGGACAAGCTGGCCGCGCAGGTCGCCGAGTTCGACCTCACGATCGACGTACTGGTCAACAACGCCGGCTTCGGCGTCCACGGCAACTACCACACGCTCGACCTGGAGCAGAACCACCGCGAGGTCATGCTCCTGTGCTCGTCCGTCGAGCGGATGACCCACCTGTTCCTGCCCGGCATGCTCGAGCGCCGGCGCGGCACGCTGATCAACCTCAGCTCGGTGCAGGGGTTCCAGGCCGTGCCGCACATGGCCGTCTACGGCGCGGCGAAGGCGTTCGTGCTGTCGTTCACCACGGCGCTGTGGGCGGAGTACCGCGGCAGCGGCGTGCGGATCATGGCGCTGTGCCCGGCGCAGACCGAGACGGGCTTCTTCGACGACCTCGGCTACCAGGTGGCCACCGGCGGCCGGATGCGAACGCCGGACGAGGTCGTCGCCACCGCCTTCCGTGGCCTGCGGCGCGGCGCGCCCTACGTGATCGACGGCTGGCAGTACCGGCTGTCGGCCAACGCCCCGCGCTTCCTGCCACGGGGCTTCGTCGCCCGGATCACCGAGCGCGTCCTGCACCCGTCGAAGATGACCCGCCCCGCACGGCCGTCCCGGCCGCTCCTCGTCGACGACGCCGAAGCGGGTGCCAACACCAGCGCCGCCTGA
- a CDS encoding LLM class flavin-dependent oxidoreductase produces the protein MSQPSGPVPAPFPVPLSVLDLVPVGSGVTAGEAIRNSLDLARRTERLGFVRYWLAEHHGMPGIASSATALLIGQVAGATSTIRVGSGGVMLPNHSPLVVAEQFGTLGAMFPGRIDLGLGRAPGTDQATARALRRITGGALTEDEFPDQLAELTTFLAGAEFPAGHRLHGVSAFPRAEVPPIWLLGSSGYSAQVAGILSLPFSFAHHFSSQNTIPALDLYRSSFRPSQGRERPYAMVAAAVLVAETDERADWLAGPIRLTMMRLRSGRPAAYPTPEEAAAYPWTDLERSAARQATASHVVGSPETVRAGLQQLLDATGADELMLTTNVHGHADRVRSYELLAELARDLIPRSRPPANANTNANAAASGRGHQRG, from the coding sequence ATGTCGCAGCCTTCAGGGCCGGTCCCGGCTCCCTTCCCGGTGCCGCTGTCCGTGCTCGACCTTGTCCCGGTGGGCAGCGGGGTGACGGCCGGCGAGGCCATCCGCAACTCGCTCGACCTGGCCCGGCGTACCGAACGGCTGGGCTTCGTCCGCTACTGGCTGGCCGAGCACCACGGCATGCCGGGGATCGCGAGCTCGGCGACGGCGCTGCTGATCGGCCAGGTCGCGGGGGCGACGTCGACGATCCGGGTCGGCTCCGGCGGCGTGATGCTGCCCAACCACTCCCCGCTGGTGGTCGCCGAACAGTTCGGCACCCTCGGAGCGATGTTTCCCGGCCGGATCGACCTCGGCCTCGGCCGTGCCCCCGGCACCGACCAGGCCACGGCCCGGGCGCTGCGCCGCATCACGGGTGGTGCCCTCACCGAGGACGAGTTCCCCGACCAGCTCGCGGAGCTGACCACCTTCCTCGCCGGCGCCGAGTTCCCCGCCGGCCACCGGCTGCACGGGGTGAGCGCCTTCCCGCGTGCCGAGGTGCCGCCGATCTGGCTGCTCGGGTCGAGCGGCTACAGCGCGCAGGTCGCCGGGATCCTGTCGCTGCCGTTCTCGTTCGCGCACCACTTCAGCTCGCAGAACACGATTCCGGCCCTCGACCTCTACCGGTCGTCGTTCCGCCCGTCGCAGGGGCGGGAGCGGCCGTACGCGATGGTCGCCGCCGCGGTGCTGGTCGCCGAGACCGACGAGCGGGCTGACTGGCTCGCCGGGCCGATCCGGCTGACGATGATGCGGTTGCGCAGCGGCCGCCCGGCGGCCTACCCGACGCCCGAGGAGGCCGCGGCCTACCCGTGGACCGACCTGGAGCGCTCCGCGGCCCGGCAGGCGACCGCGTCGCACGTCGTCGGCTCGCCGGAGACGGTCCGCGCCGGGCTCCAGCAGCTGCTCGACGCGACCGGCGCCGATGAGCTGATGCTCACGACCAACGTCCACGGCCACGCCGACCGCGTCCGCTCCTACGAGCTGCTCGCCGAGCTCGCCAGGGACCTGATCCCTCGGTCACGCCCACCGGCCAACGCCAACACCAACGCCAACGCAGCCGCCTCCGGCCGAGGCCACCAGCGGGGCTGA